A window from Ramlibacter pinisoli encodes these proteins:
- a CDS encoding bifunctional salicylyl-CoA 5-hydroxylase/oxidoreductase encodes MKIVCIGGGPAGLYFALLMKKQDPRHEIVVVERNKPYDTFGWGVVFSDQTLGNLQVADAQTAGEILDAFNHWDDIEVNIRGQQFRSGGHGFCGIGRKRLLNILQRRCEQLGVQLVFETDVTDDRAYADADLVIASDGLNSRIRTRYAAAFQPDIDLRQCRFVWLGTHKLFDAFTFAFEETEHGWFQAHAYQFDATTSTFIVETPEDVWRRAGLDTMEKEEAIAFCERLFARTLDGHKLMSNAAHLRGSAQWIRFPRVVCRTWVHHNGHAPVVLMGDAAHTAHFSIGSGTKLALEDAIELARCIGRQAGDLNRALADYEAVRSVEVLKIQNAARNSTEWFENVARYVNLPPPQFAYSLLTRSQRISHENLRLRDKGYVEQYEDWIAQAAGVRRGPAQQPVPPMLTPFTLRGTTLKNRVVVSPMAQYSCTDGLPADYHLVHLGARAMGGAGLVFVEMTCPTPDARITPGCPGLWNDEQAAGWTRIVDYVHRHTGAKIAMQLGHAGPKGSTCVPWEGEDQPLAAGNWPLLSASPQQYLDGVSDWSRPMTRDDMDRVRDDFVRSTRLAAQAGFDWLELHCAHGYLLSSFLSPLTNHRTDIYGGSLANRLRYPLEVFRVMRAAWPQERPMSVRISAHDWVEGGITPDDAVAIAQAFRAAGCDLIDCSSGQVSKKQKPVYGRMYQTPFADRIRNEAGIATMAVGAITEADQVDSIIAAGRADLCAIARPHLANPAWTLLEAAKLGYRDVPWPVQYLAGKNQLERNLERERTMAAQAAGLSPLEQANQAQGV; translated from the coding sequence ATGAAGATCGTCTGCATCGGCGGCGGCCCGGCCGGCCTGTACTTCGCGCTGCTGATGAAGAAGCAGGACCCGCGGCACGAGATCGTGGTGGTCGAGCGCAACAAGCCCTACGACACCTTCGGCTGGGGCGTCGTGTTCTCCGACCAGACGCTGGGCAACCTGCAGGTGGCCGACGCACAGACCGCCGGCGAGATCCTGGACGCCTTCAACCACTGGGACGACATCGAGGTCAACATCCGCGGCCAGCAGTTCCGCTCGGGCGGGCACGGCTTCTGCGGCATCGGCCGCAAGCGGCTGCTGAACATCCTGCAGCGGCGCTGCGAGCAGCTGGGCGTGCAGCTGGTGTTCGAGACCGACGTCACCGACGACCGGGCCTATGCCGACGCCGACCTGGTGATCGCCAGTGACGGCCTGAACAGCCGCATCCGCACGCGCTACGCCGCCGCCTTCCAGCCCGACATCGACCTGCGGCAGTGCCGCTTCGTCTGGCTGGGCACGCACAAGCTGTTCGACGCCTTCACCTTCGCGTTCGAAGAGACCGAGCACGGCTGGTTCCAGGCCCACGCCTACCAGTTCGACGCCACCACCTCCACCTTCATCGTCGAGACGCCGGAGGACGTCTGGCGCCGGGCCGGCCTGGACACCATGGAGAAGGAGGAGGCCATCGCGTTCTGCGAGCGCCTGTTCGCCCGCACGCTGGACGGCCACAAGCTGATGTCCAATGCCGCCCACCTGCGCGGCTCGGCGCAGTGGATCCGGTTCCCGCGCGTGGTCTGCCGCACCTGGGTGCACCACAACGGCCACGCCCCGGTGGTGCTGATGGGCGATGCCGCGCACACGGCGCATTTCTCGATCGGTTCGGGCACCAAGCTGGCGCTGGAGGATGCGATCGAGCTGGCCCGCTGCATCGGCCGCCAGGCCGGCGACCTGAACCGGGCGCTGGCCGACTACGAGGCGGTGCGCAGCGTCGAGGTGCTGAAGATCCAGAACGCCGCCCGCAACTCCACCGAGTGGTTCGAGAACGTGGCGCGCTACGTCAACCTGCCGCCGCCGCAGTTCGCCTACTCGCTGCTCACCCGCAGCCAGCGCATCAGCCACGAGAACCTGCGGCTGCGCGACAAGGGGTATGTCGAGCAGTACGAGGACTGGATCGCGCAGGCCGCCGGCGTGCGCCGCGGTCCGGCTCAGCAGCCGGTCCCGCCCATGCTCACGCCGTTCACGCTGCGCGGCACCACGCTGAAGAACCGGGTCGTGGTCTCGCCGATGGCGCAGTATTCCTGCACCGACGGGCTGCCGGCCGACTACCACCTGGTGCACCTGGGCGCCCGGGCCATGGGCGGCGCCGGGCTGGTGTTCGTCGAGATGACCTGCCCGACCCCCGATGCACGCATCACGCCGGGATGCCCGGGCCTGTGGAACGACGAGCAGGCGGCCGGCTGGACGCGCATCGTCGACTACGTGCACCGCCACACCGGCGCGAAGATCGCCATGCAGCTCGGCCATGCCGGTCCCAAGGGATCGACCTGCGTGCCCTGGGAAGGCGAGGACCAGCCGCTGGCCGCCGGCAACTGGCCGTTGCTGTCGGCGTCGCCCCAGCAATACCTGGACGGCGTGAGCGACTGGTCGCGCCCCATGACCCGCGACGACATGGATCGCGTGCGCGACGACTTCGTGCGCAGCACCAGGCTGGCCGCGCAGGCCGGCTTCGACTGGCTGGAGCTGCACTGCGCGCACGGCTACCTGCTGTCGAGCTTCCTGTCGCCCCTGACCAACCACCGCACCGACATCTACGGCGGCTCCCTGGCCAACCGGCTGCGCTATCCGCTGGAGGTGTTCCGGGTGATGCGCGCCGCCTGGCCGCAGGAGCGGCCGATGTCGGTCCGCATCTCGGCCCACGACTGGGTCGAGGGCGGTATCACGCCCGACGACGCGGTGGCCATCGCCCAGGCGTTCCGGGCAGCCGGCTGCGACCTGATCGACTGCTCGTCGGGCCAGGTGAGCAAGAAGCAGAAGCCCGTGTACGGCCGGATGTACCAGACCCCGTTCGCCGACCGCATCCGCAACGAGGCCGGCATCGCCACCATGGCCGTGGGCGCCATCACCGAGGCCGACCAGGTCGACAGCATCATCGCCGCGGGGCGCGCCGACCTGTGCGCCATCGCGCGGCCGCACCTGGCCAACCCCGCCTGGACGCTGCTGGAGGCTGCCAAGCTGGGCTACCGCGACGTGCCCTGGCCGGTGCAATATCTCGCGGGCAAGAACCAGCTCGAACGCAACCTCGAGCGCGAGCGCACGATGGCGGCCCAGGCCGCCGGGCTGTCGCCGCTGGAGCAGGCCAACCAGGCGCAAGGCGTCTGA